One genomic segment of Gottschalkia acidurici 9a includes these proteins:
- the fdhF gene encoding formate dehydrogenase subunit alpha, whose translation MVTFVIDGKKVTVKKGTTILEAAKENGIDIPHLCYDKELSSFGGCRICVVEVEGARNLVASCSVEVSEGMVVQSESKRVVEARKNILDLLLSNHPKDCLTCDKVGNCGLQSYAYRYGVRKPSFEGERKNYAIESLNPVMERDQSKCILCGKCVRVCSEIQVTTAIDFVGRGFDSKIATGFDEPIDYKNCRLCGQCISMCPTGAISNKQLKGIKPWEVTKVRTTCPFCGTGCNFDLNVKDGKVVGVTPNPDSPVNGRSLCVKGRYHIDLINSEERLTTPLIKKKGEFVEASWEEAMKLVIGKLKDTKEQYGSDSIAGLSSARCVNEDNFVFQKMMRVAVGTNNVDHCARTUHAPTVAGLATTLGSGAMTNSIGEVEGNEVLFIIGSNATEAHPIIGNKMKKAAKNGSKLIVIDPRRTELAERATLWLPLNSGTDAALINGIMHIIVREGWHDKEFIESRCTGFESVLEVIENYPPDVATRITGISEELLYETAKLYTSTKKAGIFYTLGITEHTTGTANVMNLANLAMITGHLGIENAGINPMRGQNNVQGACDMGALPNTFPGYQNVEDEKNLKFFEETWGTKLNSKNGLRIPEMLDEAHDGNVKAMYVMGEDPVLTDPDANHVRKSLNNLDFLVVQDIFLSETAKLADVVLPATCYAEKDGTFTNTERRVQRVRKAVDPPGEARLDWKILCEVAKGLGAKGFDYRDSEEIHEEIRKTTPSYRGISYQRIDKVGIPWPCPTEDHPGTPILHKGTFPRGKGLMLPVEYEPPAELTCEDYPILLTTGRMLYHYNVMTRWSDKLDGIRPHELAEINPVDAKRLGLEEGDFARVSSRRGSIVTRVTVTERVKLGMVFMTFHYRESPVNELTNSAFDPVTKTAEYKVCAIKVEKIEDMQEVVI comes from the coding sequence ATGGTTACATTCGTTATAGACGGTAAAAAAGTTACAGTAAAAAAAGGAACTACTATACTAGAAGCTGCTAAAGAAAACGGAATAGATATTCCACACTTATGCTATGACAAAGAACTCTCATCTTTTGGTGGCTGTAGAATATGTGTAGTAGAAGTAGAAGGAGCTAGAAATCTTGTTGCTTCTTGTTCTGTAGAAGTATCAGAAGGTATGGTTGTACAGTCAGAATCTAAAAGAGTTGTTGAAGCTAGAAAGAATATATTAGATTTATTATTATCAAATCATCCAAAGGATTGCTTAACTTGTGATAAAGTTGGGAATTGTGGACTTCAATCATATGCTTATAGATATGGTGTAAGAAAACCTTCATTCGAAGGTGAAAGAAAGAATTATGCTATAGAAAGCTTAAATCCCGTTATGGAAAGGGATCAAAGCAAATGTATTTTATGTGGTAAATGTGTAAGAGTATGTAGTGAAATTCAAGTTACTACAGCTATAGACTTCGTAGGTAGAGGTTTTGATTCTAAAATAGCTACAGGGTTTGATGAACCAATAGATTACAAAAACTGTAGACTTTGCGGACAATGTATAAGTATGTGTCCTACAGGTGCGATTTCAAATAAACAATTAAAAGGAATAAAGCCATGGGAAGTAACAAAAGTTCGTACTACATGTCCATTCTGTGGTACTGGATGTAACTTTGACTTAAATGTTAAAGATGGAAAAGTGGTAGGGGTAACTCCAAATCCAGATTCCCCGGTAAATGGTAGATCTCTTTGTGTAAAAGGAAGATACCATATAGATCTTATAAATAGTGAAGAAAGACTTACTACTCCTCTAATCAAGAAAAAAGGAGAGTTTGTAGAAGCAAGCTGGGAAGAAGCTATGAAACTGGTAATTGGTAAATTAAAAGATACAAAAGAACAATATGGATCAGATTCAATAGCAGGATTAAGTTCGGCACGTTGCGTAAATGAAGATAACTTTGTTTTCCAAAAAATGATGAGAGTAGCAGTAGGTACTAATAACGTAGATCACTGCGCTCGAACCTGACACGCTCCTACAGTTGCAGGTCTTGCAACTACATTAGGAAGTGGAGCTATGACAAACTCTATCGGTGAGGTAGAGGGTAATGAAGTATTATTTATTATAGGATCAAATGCTACAGAGGCACATCCTATAATCGGAAATAAAATGAAAAAAGCTGCTAAAAATGGATCAAAACTTATAGTAATAGATCCTCGTCGTACAGAACTTGCAGAAAGAGCCACACTATGGCTTCCATTAAATTCTGGTACGGATGCAGCGTTAATAAATGGTATAATGCACATCATAGTGAGAGAAGGATGGCATGATAAAGAATTTATAGAAAGTCGTTGTACAGGATTTGAAAGTGTATTAGAAGTAATAGAAAATTATCCACCTGATGTAGCAACTAGGATAACAGGAATATCAGAAGAATTATTATATGAAACTGCTAAACTTTATACTAGTACTAAAAAAGCAGGTATATTCTATACACTAGGAATCACAGAACATACAACGGGAACAGCTAATGTTATGAATCTTGCAAATCTTGCTATGATTACAGGACATCTAGGAATAGAGAATGCTGGAATTAATCCAATGCGTGGACAAAATAACGTTCAAGGCGCTTGTGATATGGGAGCACTTCCAAACACATTCCCAGGATATCAAAACGTTGAGGATGAGAAAAACTTAAAGTTCTTTGAAGAAACTTGGGGAACAAAGTTAAATTCTAAAAATGGACTTAGAATACCAGAAATGCTAGATGAAGCACATGATGGAAACGTTAAGGCTATGTATGTTATGGGAGAAGATCCTGTTCTTACAGATCCAGATGCAAATCATGTTAGAAAATCTTTAAATAATTTAGACTTTTTAGTAGTTCAAGATATATTCTTATCAGAAACTGCTAAGCTTGCAGATGTAGTATTACCAGCAACATGCTATGCTGAAAAAGATGGAACATTTACAAATACTGAAAGAAGAGTTCAAAGAGTTAGAAAAGCAGTAGATCCACCAGGAGAAGCAAGACTAGACTGGAAAATACTATGTGAAGTAGCAAAAGGTTTAGGAGCAAAAGGGTTTGACTACAGAGATTCAGAAGAAATTCATGAAGAAATTAGAAAAACTACTCCTAGCTATAGAGGAATAAGTTATCAAAGAATAGACAAAGTTGGTATACCATGGCCATGTCCAACAGAAGACCATCCTGGAACTCCAATTCTTCATAAGGGAACTTTCCCTAGAGGAAAAGGATTAATGCTTCCAGTTGAATATGAGCCACCAGCAGAGCTTACTTGTGAAGACTATCCAATACTTCTTACAACAGGTAGAATGCTATACCACTACAATGTCATGACTAGATGGTCTGATAAACTAGATGGTATAAGACCACATGAACTTGCAGAGATAAATCCAGTAGACGCGAAGAGACTAGGATTAGAAGAAGGAGACTTTGCAAGAGTATCTTCTAGACGTGGATCTATAGTGACTAGAGTAACAGTAACTGAAAGAGTTAAACTAGGAATGGTATTTATGACATTCCACTATAGAGAATCACCAGTAAATGAACTTACAAACTCAGCTTTTGACCCAGTTACAAAAACTGCGGAATACAAGGTATGTGCTATAAAAGTAGAAAAAATTGAAGATATGCAAGAAGTAGTTATATAG
- a CDS encoding alpha/beta-type small acid-soluble spore protein, with the protein MPSTNSSNKIVVPEARQALNQMKTEIASELGLSNYESIDKGNLSARQNGYVGGYMTKRLVEQAQRSLSGK; encoded by the coding sequence ATGCCAAGTACAAACAGTAGTAATAAAATAGTTGTTCCTGAAGCTCGTCAAGCTTTAAATCAAATGAAAACTGAGATTGCAAGTGAGTTAGGATTAAGTAACTATGAGTCAATAGACAAGGGAAACCTATCTGCTAGACAAAATGGTTACGTTGGTGGATACATGACAAAAAGACTAGTAGAGCAAGCTCAAAGATCATTATCTGGAAAATAG
- the glp gene encoding gephyrin-like molybdotransferase Glp, translating into MIKGIELELAKEILLSKVKTTEVESINIMESLNRVLAEDIYATINVPEFNRSPLDGYAVKSNDVKNASKENPIKLKVIGTAPAGRVFKGEAKENTTIKIMTGAMIPHGYDTIIRKEDTDEGIEFVNIYVSSKAYENFVDIGEDVKKGEKLILKGTTINPGCVGMFAALGMREVNVYKKPKIGVLSTGTELRDITQSLDEGKIYNSNIYSISASIIQHGGIPISLGIVEDDLEKISEIFREKVNECDFIISTGGASVGDYDLIQNAYDKIGAETIFSRVKMKPGTPALASEYKEKILIGLSGNPGAALITFEVMVRPLIKKICGSRNWERNKVVGVMMDDFKKTSSQRRFMRVKVVKKEERVEIYLSGKQNPGVLRSMIDCNGLVDIPSNSSPLEKGQKVDVILLDEEGAK; encoded by the coding sequence GTGATTAAAGGTATAGAACTTGAATTAGCTAAAGAAATATTGTTATCAAAAGTAAAGACTACAGAAGTTGAAAGTATTAATATAATGGAGTCATTAAATAGAGTATTAGCGGAAGATATATATGCAACTATAAATGTTCCGGAATTTAACAGATCACCACTAGATGGATATGCAGTTAAGTCCAATGATGTAAAGAATGCTTCGAAAGAGAATCCTATAAAACTTAAGGTAATAGGAACTGCTCCGGCAGGTCGTGTTTTTAAAGGAGAAGCTAAAGAGAACACTACTATAAAGATAATGACTGGAGCTATGATACCTCATGGATATGATACTATAATAAGAAAAGAAGATACTGATGAAGGTATAGAATTTGTAAACATATATGTAAGTTCAAAGGCATATGAGAATTTTGTAGATATAGGAGAAGACGTTAAAAAAGGAGAAAAATTAATACTTAAAGGAACTACGATAAATCCAGGATGTGTAGGAATGTTTGCTGCACTAGGAATGAGAGAAGTTAATGTTTATAAAAAACCTAAGATAGGGGTTCTATCTACAGGAACAGAGCTTAGAGATATAACACAGAGCTTAGATGAGGGTAAAATATACAATAGTAATATATATAGTATATCAGCATCTATCATTCAGCATGGAGGAATTCCTATAAGCTTAGGAATCGTAGAAGATGATCTAGAAAAAATATCAGAGATATTTAGAGAAAAGGTAAATGAATGTGACTTTATAATATCTACAGGAGGAGCATCTGTAGGGGATTATGACTTAATTCAAAATGCATATGACAAAATAGGAGCAGAAACTATATTCTCGAGAGTAAAAATGAAGCCAGGAACACCAGCATTAGCCTCAGAGTACAAAGAAAAGATTTTAATAGGACTTTCAGGAAATCCTGGAGCAGCTCTTATAACATTTGAAGTTATGGTAAGACCTCTTATAAAGAAAATATGTGGTAGTAGAAATTGGGAAAGAAATAAAGTTGTAGGAGTAATGATGGATGATTTCAAGAAGACAAGTAGTCAAAGAAGATTCATGAGAGTAAAAGTTGTAAAAAAGGAAGAAAGAGTGGAGATTTACTTGTCCGGAAAACAAAATCCAGGAGTGTTAAGATCTATGATAGATTGCAATGGACTAGTAGATATTCCTTCAAATAGTTCTCCTCTAGAAAAGGGACAAAAAGTAGATGTTATATTATTAGATGAAGAAGGAGCAAAATAA
- the coaD gene encoding pantetheine-phosphate adenylyltransferase, whose product MIAVYPGSFDPVTNGHLDIIDRCSKKFDKVIVAVLNNSSKNSMFSVEERSELLEEVLKDYKNVEVDTFSGLLIDYVRENNIDVIVRGLRAVSDYEYEMQMALTNKSLYNDIETVFLISSTQYSFLSSSIVKEVAMFNGDISSLVPKIVKDAIKEKTKEGQK is encoded by the coding sequence ATGATAGCAGTATATCCAGGTAGCTTTGATCCAGTAACTAATGGACACTTAGATATAATAGATAGATGTTCTAAAAAATTTGATAAAGTGATAGTAGCCGTATTAAATAATTCTTCTAAAAATAGTATGTTTTCAGTAGAAGAAAGATCAGAACTTCTTGAAGAAGTTTTAAAAGATTATAAAAATGTAGAAGTAGATACTTTCTCAGGGCTACTAATAGACTATGTAAGAGAAAACAATATTGATGTAATAGTAAGGGGACTAAGAGCAGTTTCAGACTATGAATATGAAATGCAAATGGCTTTAACTAATAAAAGCCTATATAACGATATAGAGACTGTGTTTTTAATTTCAAGCACACAGTATTCTTTTTTAAGTTCAAGTATAGTAAAAGAAGTAGCTATGTTCAATGGAGACATTTCTTCTTTAGTTCCTAAAATTGTAAAGGATGCTATTAAAGAAAAAACTAAGGAGGGGCAAAAATAA
- the rsmD gene encoding 16S rRNA (guanine(966)-N(2))-methyltransferase RsmD, with product MIRMRVITGIARGHSLKSPKGLNTRPTSDKVKESIFNILGYIDEKSTVLDLFSGSGGIGIEFLSRGAETCYFVDSDINSIKIIKENLSNTRLLEKSLVYKNNVNRAIKILGSKKIRFDYIFLDPPYAKEHVMSTLENISEENLLNKEGKIIVEHETKLELPNQSHGFVKADYRKYGDTSVSFYTYEEVQN from the coding sequence ATGATACGAATGAGAGTTATAACAGGAATAGCCAGAGGACATAGTTTAAAGTCACCTAAAGGATTAAACACTAGACCGACCTCGGACAAAGTAAAAGAATCTATATTTAATATATTAGGATATATAGATGAAAAAAGTACTGTACTGGATTTATTTTCAGGTTCAGGAGGTATCGGTATAGAATTTTTAAGTAGAGGCGCTGAGACTTGCTACTTTGTGGACAGTGATATTAATAGTATTAAAATTATAAAAGAAAATCTTTCAAACACTAGGCTTTTAGAAAAGTCCTTGGTTTATAAAAATAATGTAAATAGAGCTATAAAAATATTAGGAAGTAAGAAAATTAGATTTGACTATATATTTCTTGATCCTCCTTATGCTAAAGAACATGTTATGTCTACCTTAGAAAATATAAGTGAAGAAAATTTGCTAAATAAAGAAGGAAAAATCATAGTAGAACACGAAACAAAACTAGAGCTACCAAATCAAAGTCATGGTTTTGTAAAAGCAGATTATAGAAAGTATGGAGATACTTCAGTTTCTTTTTATACTTATGAGGAGGTTCAAAATTAA
- the mobB gene encoding molybdopterin-guanine dinucleotide biosynthesis protein B, with protein sequence MIPVISMVGYSNSGKTTILTKIISELKNRGYKVAVIKHHCGDFDIDHKGKDTYMHMEAGADTVMLSSPNKFALISNVEKEKSLDDLISYINDVDIIITEGYKSENKPKIEVYRESIGKGRIKCKSEELICIISDSYIDENIPYFNFENVKEITDFIVNGYIIQSITIEN encoded by the coding sequence ATGATACCTGTTATTTCTATGGTCGGATATTCTAATTCAGGGAAAACCACTATATTAACTAAAATAATAAGCGAATTAAAAAATAGAGGGTATAAAGTAGCTGTGATAAAGCACCATTGTGGTGACTTTGATATAGATCATAAGGGTAAGGACACTTATATGCACATGGAAGCTGGAGCCGATACAGTTATGTTATCTTCACCCAACAAATTTGCACTTATATCGAATGTAGAAAAAGAAAAGAGTTTAGATGACTTAATAAGTTATATTAATGATGTAGATATAATAATTACTGAAGGATATAAGAGTGAGAATAAACCAAAGATTGAGGTCTATAGAGAATCAATAGGAAAAGGAAGAATTAAATGTAAAAGTGAAGAACTAATATGTATAATAAGTGATAGTTATATAGACGAAAATATACCTTACTTTAACTTTGAAAACGTAAAAGAGATAACAGACTTTATAGTGAATGGTTATATTATACAATCTATAACCATTGAAAATTAG
- the fdhF gene encoding formate dehydrogenase subunit alpha, with the protein MINIIIDGKKVQVEEKTSIIEAANGIGIDIPNFCYDKELTSFGGCRICVVEVEGARNLMAACSTEVTEGMIIQTESKKVIETRKNLLDLILSNHPQDCLTCSKVGECKLQEYCIRYGIKESSFIGEKKNHQIDDLNPVMERDQNKCILCGKCVRVCKEVQVTGTIEFTGRGFNSKVTTAFDDSIDYKNCRMCGQCISVCPTGALVNKQLKNVRPWEVTKVRTTCPFCGTGCNFDLNIKGGKVVGVTPTDNAPVNESAMCVKGRYHIDIMNSPDRLTKPLIKKDGTFIESSWDEALSLIVRKINDIREKHGADALAGLSSARCVNEDNYVFQKVMRVAMGTNNVDHCARTCHAPTVAGLATTLGDGAMTNSIGEVVDNEVLFIIGCNATEAHPIIGNKMKQAARKGSKLIVVDPRRTELAEMATLYLPLQSGTDAALVNGMINIIVNEGWHDDEYIKTRCEGFENMWDTVKGYTPDVVERITGIPKGDLYEAARLYTGTKKAGIFYTLGITEHTTGTANVMNLANLAMVTGHLGIENAGINPLRGQNNVQGSCDMGALPNNFPGYKDVSDLKNLEFFEKAWGAKLRSEKGLRIPEMIDGASDGTLKFMYVMGEDPVLTDPDANHIKAALKKLDFLVVQDIFLSEIATYADVILPATCYGEKDGTFTNTERRVQRVRKAVNPPGRARLDWEILCDIANRLGHDINYSSAEDIFNEIRRTIPSYAGITYERLDEGGIQWPCPTVEHPGTKFLHKGKFSRGLGLMLPVEYEPPAELVCEEYPTLLATGRMLYHYCITTRHLETLMKIRPHELAEINPIDAEKLGVKEEEFIRVTSRRGSILTRVTITERVKPGMMFMTFHYKESPVNELTNSAFDPVTKTPEYKITAVKIEKLDDKEEVIV; encoded by the coding sequence ATGATAAATATCATAATAGACGGAAAAAAAGTTCAAGTGGAAGAGAAAACTAGTATAATAGAAGCGGCTAACGGAATTGGAATAGATATACCAAATTTTTGCTATGATAAAGAACTTACATCTTTTGGGGGCTGTAGAATATGTGTAGTAGAAGTAGAAGGAGCTAGAAATCTTATGGCTGCTTGCTCCACAGAAGTAACAGAGGGTATGATTATACAAACAGAATCTAAAAAAGTTATAGAGACTAGGAAAAACCTACTAGACTTGATACTATCTAATCATCCACAAGACTGTTTAACATGTAGTAAAGTTGGAGAATGTAAACTTCAGGAGTATTGTATTAGATATGGAATCAAAGAATCTTCATTTATAGGGGAAAAGAAGAATCATCAAATAGATGACTTAAATCCTGTTATGGAAAGAGATCAAAATAAATGTATTTTATGTGGAAAATGTGTGAGAGTGTGTAAAGAAGTTCAGGTTACAGGTACTATTGAATTTACAGGAAGAGGATTTAATTCCAAGGTTACAACTGCATTCGACGACTCTATTGATTACAAGAATTGTAGAATGTGTGGACAATGTATAAGTGTCTGTCCAACTGGAGCACTTGTAAATAAACAATTAAAGAATGTAAGACCATGGGAAGTAACAAAAGTACGTACAACATGTCCATTTTGTGGTACTGGATGTAATTTTGATTTAAATATTAAAGGTGGAAAAGTAGTAGGCGTTACTCCTACAGATAATGCACCTGTTAATGAATCTGCGATGTGTGTTAAAGGGAGATATCATATAGATATTATGAATAGCCCAGATAGACTAACTAAACCATTAATAAAAAAGGATGGAACATTTATTGAATCAAGTTGGGATGAGGCTCTAAGTCTTATAGTAAGAAAAATAAATGATATAAGAGAAAAGCATGGTGCAGATGCATTAGCAGGATTAAGCTCAGCACGTTGTGTAAATGAAGATAACTATGTATTTCAAAAAGTTATGAGAGTAGCTATGGGAACAAATAATGTAGATCATTGCGCGAGAACTTGTCATGCACCGACTGTTGCTGGACTTGCGACTACACTTGGAGATGGAGCTATGACAAACTCTATTGGTGAAGTAGTAGATAATGAGGTGTTATTTATTATAGGTTGTAATGCTACAGAAGCCCATCCAATCATAGGAAATAAAATGAAGCAGGCTGCTAGAAAAGGGTCTAAGTTAATAGTAGTAGATCCTCGTCGTACAGAACTTGCAGAAATGGCCACTCTATACTTACCCTTACAATCAGGAACTGACGCAGCTCTTGTAAATGGTATGATAAATATTATAGTAAATGAAGGATGGCACGATGATGAATATATAAAAACTAGATGTGAAGGGTTTGAAAATATGTGGGATACCGTTAAAGGATATACACCAGATGTCGTAGAAAGAATTACTGGTATTCCAAAAGGCGACTTATATGAAGCTGCTAGATTATATACAGGTACTAAAAAGGCGGGTATATTCTATACGTTAGGAATTACCGAGCATACTACAGGAACTGCAAACGTTATGAATCTTGCAAACCTTGCTATGGTAACTGGACATCTAGGTATTGAAAATGCAGGTATAAATCCATTAAGGGGACAAAATAACGTTCAAGGATCTTGTGATATGGGTGCTTTACCAAATAATTTTCCAGGATATAAAGATGTTAGTGATTTAAAAAACTTAGAATTCTTTGAAAAAGCTTGGGGAGCTAAATTAAGATCTGAAAAAGGACTTAGGATTCCAGAAATGATAGATGGAGCATCAGACGGAACTCTTAAATTTATGTATGTTATGGGAGAAGATCCTGTGTTGACTGATCCGGATGCTAATCATATAAAGGCAGCTCTAAAGAAACTAGATTTTTTAGTTGTGCAAGATATATTCTTATCAGAGATAGCTACATATGCAGACGTAATCTTGCCTGCAACTTGTTATGGTGAAAAAGATGGTACGTTTACAAATACAGAGAGAAGGGTACAGAGGGTTAGAAAAGCGGTAAATCCACCAGGTAGAGCTAGATTAGATTGGGAAATATTATGTGATATAGCAAATCGTTTAGGACATGATATTAATTACTCTTCAGCAGAAGATATATTTAATGAAATAAGAAGAACTATACCTAGTTATGCAGGTATAACATATGAAAGACTTGATGAAGGTGGAATTCAATGGCCATGTCCAACTGTTGAGCATCCAGGAACGAAGTTTTTACACAAAGGAAAATTCTCAAGAGGACTAGGACTAATGTTGCCAGTAGAGTACGAACCACCAGCAGAACTTGTGTGTGAGGAATATCCTACACTTCTTGCGACAGGAAGAATGCTGTATCATTACTGTATTACCACTAGACATCTAGAAACTTTAATGAAAATAAGACCTCATGAGTTAGCTGAGATAAATCCTATTGATGCAGAAAAACTTGGAGTGAAAGAAGAAGAATTTATAAGAGTAACATCTAGACGTGGTTCTATATTGACAAGAGTAACTATAACAGAGAGAGTCAAGCCTGGAATGATGTTTATGACATTCCATTATAAAGAATCTCCTGTAAATGAACTTACAAACTCAGCTTTTGATCCTGTTACAAAGACACCAGAGTATAAAATTACTGCAGTAAAAATAGAAAAATTAGATGATAAAGAAGAAGTTATAGTTTAA